In a single window of the Neoarius graeffei isolate fNeoGra1 chromosome 28, fNeoGra1.pri, whole genome shotgun sequence genome:
- the glipr2 gene encoding GLI pathogenesis-related 2 produces MADASFATEFLQAHNEYRLKHQALPLTLDSNLNSSAQVWANHLLSVRTLKHSSTNLGENLYYKYSSPPKKVTGRIAVDSWYNEIKNYNFTRPGFSSGTGHFTQVVWKDSKQLGVGVATDGTTTIVVGHYSPAGNITNAGYFEKNVLPILLPKNQDNPVLVKKHFS; encoded by the exons ATGCCAGCTTTGCAACAGAGTTCCTGCAGGCTCACAATGAataccgtttaaagcatcaagcaCTGCCTCTTACACTGGATTCCAATCTAAATAGTTCTGCTCAGGTATGGGCTAATCATCTGTTGTCAGTCAGAACCCTAAAACATAGCAGTACCAACCTTGGAGAGAACCTGTACTATAAATATAGCTCACCACCCAAAAAAGTTACAG GGCGTATAGCAGTAGACAGCTGGTACAATGAAATTAAGAACTATAACTTCACAAGACCAGGATTCAGCTCTGGAACAG GCCACTTCACGCAGGTGGTATGGAAGGACTCTAAGCAACTGGGTGTCGGGGTGGCCACAGATGGGACTACAACCATTGTGGTGGGCCACTACTCACCAGCAGGCAATATCaccaatgctggctactttgagaaGAACGTCCTACCAATATTATTACCAAAGAACCAAGATAATCCAGTGTTGGTGAAGAAGCACTTTAGTTAA